The following proteins are co-located in the Imtechella halotolerans genome:
- a CDS encoding TetR/AcrR family transcriptional regulator, which yields MKEKILQYAADKFLSHGFKSVTMDDIASEMGVSKKTLYQHFSNKTALVKETVTFVMSNINCNIDLLRQEGINPISELFKVISLVQHTLKDEKSSPQFQLMKYYPKIYNAVRQEQFFIIEQCIGDNIRRGIQQGIYREDVDISLATRFYFNGMMELKNSDIFSPQQYHMPVLMTSFLEYHVRAIATSKGVKILEDILKERES from the coding sequence GTGAAAGAAAAAATTTTACAATATGCGGCTGATAAATTTCTAAGTCATGGTTTCAAAAGTGTAACCATGGATGATATTGCATCGGAAATGGGTGTGTCAAAAAAAACTTTATATCAGCATTTTAGTAATAAAACAGCATTAGTTAAGGAGACGGTTACTTTTGTGATGAGCAATATTAACTGCAACATAGATTTGCTCAGACAGGAAGGGATCAATCCTATTAGTGAGTTATTTAAAGTGATTTCCTTAGTCCAACATACCTTGAAGGATGAGAAGAGTTCACCTCAATTTCAACTTATGAAATATTATCCTAAGATTTATAATGCGGTTAGACAAGAACAGTTTTTTATCATTGAACAATGTATAGGGGATAATATCAGAAGGGGTATTCAGCAGGGGATATATAGAGAAGATGTTGATATTTCATTGGCAACACGATTTTATTTCAACGGAATGATGGAATTAAAAAACAGTGATATTTTTTCACCTCAACAATATCACATGCCTGTACTTATGACCTCCTTTTTAGAGTATCATGTACGGGCTATTGCTACAAGCAAGGGAGTTAAAATTTTGGAGGATATATTAAAAGAACGAGAATCATAA
- a CDS encoding efflux RND transporter permease subunit: protein MSSKTNKEFKLASWAIDNKNTIYVMMGLFFVVGLSAYFNMPRESFPEVKETKIYISTPFPGNTAEDIERLIVDPLEDRLKNVSNVVEVTSTSQEDYGIIIVEFDENISVDAAKQKVKDEVDGEKASEDWPTFNDAKVEPNVFDLNFSEEFPILNINISGDYPVYKLKEFAEYLEDEIEALPEIKQADIRGAQEKEVEVAVDIYKMMAAKVSFDDIINAIRGGNVTMSAGNMIASGQRRTIRILGEITKPTDLENFVVKSQDGAVYLKDLAQVTFKDKDKTTYARELGQGVVMLDVKKRAGKNMVEAAEKINAIVEKAKTDVFPGNLSVTIANDQSAKTINQVDDLVNNIIFGIILVVTVLMFFLGFRNALFVGFAIPMSMFMSFMILNALGYTLNTMILFGLIMGLGMLVDNGIVVVENVYRLMDKEGMSRIEAAKKGIGEIAYPIIISTLTTVAAFVPLGMWPGVMGEFMIFFPITLSVVLGSSLFVAIFINSMMVSQFMEVGDKELTKKQLIRLSVILGVVGVFVLIFGGEMSGLGSLMLVTAVMFWVYKYVLKKMAVRFQNGLLVRMEEAYERSLRFALKGKVPYLLVGGTVLLLVVAMMAFGASIEKGRTEVNFFPDNKPNQIIVYIEYPQGTDIEKTNLITKDIEKRVYAVLNDDQYLDGSYNFMVESAVSQVGEGAGNPFTDGGSSAEMPHRGKITATMREYKFRRGEDSEEMRAKVQQALKDIYPGVAISVEKDAVGPPVGYPINIEITGKDYTELIVTAERMRDFINGKNIPGIDELKIDVNKDKPGMEVTIDRAKAGELGVSAGQVGNQLRRSIFGEKAGTFKEGGDDYDVYVRFNEDNRYNPSALFNQNITFRDQATGKLKEIPVSAVASHKNTSSYSAIKHRDLNRVVVVYSALSPGYTDAAAIVKQIEAEMRTFDAPNDIKFDFTGQIEEQNKQMSFLMGALMTGLGLIFFVLVFQFNSIIKPSIIMVAVFLSFIGVFLGLILTGWPFVIMMTMMGIISLAGIVVNNGVVLLDYTQLLIDRKKEAMGIPLSAKIANKYVNEAIVQGGKARLRPVLLTAITTVLGLIPLAIGFNIDFFSLFGSFDPKIYFGGDNVIFWGPLAWTVIFGLIFATFLTLIVVPVLFYLSNKFVNRFGDVFGDETESPAYEEEIPMPEMLPKN from the coding sequence ATGAGTAGTAAGACCAATAAAGAATTCAAGCTCGCCTCATGGGCTATTGATAATAAAAATACCATCTATGTGATGATGGGGTTATTCTTCGTGGTTGGACTTTCTGCATATTTTAATATGCCAAGAGAAAGCTTTCCAGAAGTAAAAGAAACTAAAATATATATAAGTACACCTTTTCCTGGCAATACCGCAGAGGATATAGAGCGTCTCATAGTAGACCCGTTAGAAGATCGATTAAAAAACGTAAGCAATGTGGTGGAGGTTACCTCTACCTCTCAAGAAGATTACGGGATTATTATCGTTGAATTCGATGAGAACATTTCTGTGGATGCAGCAAAACAAAAGGTAAAAGATGAAGTGGACGGTGAAAAAGCAAGTGAAGATTGGCCTACTTTCAATGACGCTAAAGTTGAGCCAAATGTATTTGACTTAAATTTTTCGGAAGAGTTTCCGATTCTTAATATCAATATTTCGGGTGATTATCCCGTATATAAGCTTAAAGAATTTGCGGAATATTTGGAAGACGAGATAGAAGCGCTACCTGAAATTAAGCAAGCCGATATTCGAGGTGCTCAGGAAAAAGAAGTCGAGGTTGCAGTTGACATTTATAAAATGATGGCTGCCAAAGTGAGTTTTGATGATATTATTAATGCGATAAGAGGTGGAAATGTAACTATGTCCGCTGGTAATATGATTGCTAGTGGTCAAAGACGTACCATCCGTATTTTAGGAGAAATAACAAAACCCACTGATTTAGAAAATTTTGTGGTTAAATCCCAAGATGGAGCTGTTTACCTTAAGGATTTGGCTCAAGTTACATTTAAGGATAAGGATAAAACCACCTACGCTCGTGAGTTAGGACAGGGAGTAGTGATGTTGGATGTGAAAAAGAGAGCCGGGAAAAATATGGTTGAAGCCGCGGAAAAGATAAATGCTATTGTTGAAAAAGCAAAAACAGATGTTTTTCCAGGTAATTTATCAGTGACAATAGCTAATGACCAATCAGCCAAGACGATCAACCAAGTAGATGATTTGGTGAATAATATCATATTTGGAATTATTTTGGTGGTTACAGTATTAATGTTTTTCCTTGGCTTTAGAAATGCATTGTTCGTAGGGTTTGCTATTCCCATGTCTATGTTTATGTCATTTATGATTCTTAATGCACTTGGATATACACTTAATACAATGATTCTCTTTGGTCTTATCATGGGACTAGGTATGCTCGTTGATAATGGTATTGTGGTTGTAGAAAATGTATATAGACTCATGGATAAGGAAGGGATGAGTCGTATTGAGGCGGCCAAAAAAGGAATTGGTGAAATTGCCTATCCTATTATTATATCTACGTTAACAACAGTCGCAGCATTTGTGCCACTGGGAATGTGGCCAGGGGTGATGGGAGAATTCATGATATTTTTTCCAATTACACTTTCTGTGGTATTAGGGTCTTCACTTTTTGTAGCTATTTTTATTAATTCCATGATGGTTTCTCAATTTATGGAAGTTGGTGATAAGGAACTTACTAAAAAACAATTAATACGCTTATCTGTCATTTTAGGTGTAGTGGGTGTTTTTGTTTTGATATTTGGTGGTGAAATGAGTGGACTGGGAAGTCTTATGTTAGTGACGGCTGTGATGTTTTGGGTATATAAGTACGTATTGAAGAAAATGGCAGTTCGTTTTCAAAACGGGTTATTAGTAAGGATGGAAGAGGCTTATGAGCGATCACTACGTTTTGCCCTTAAGGGGAAAGTACCTTATTTATTAGTAGGAGGAACTGTTTTATTGTTAGTGGTTGCTATGATGGCCTTTGGCGCTTCTATAGAAAAAGGACGTACCGAAGTAAACTTTTTTCCAGATAATAAGCCTAACCAGATTATTGTTTATATTGAATATCCTCAAGGGACCGATATAGAAAAAACAAATCTTATTACAAAGGATATAGAAAAAAGGGTGTACGCGGTATTAAATGATGATCAGTATCTTGATGGCTCCTATAATTTCATGGTAGAATCAGCTGTTTCTCAGGTAGGAGAAGGTGCAGGGAATCCATTTACTGATGGGGGTTCCTCTGCTGAGATGCCTCATCGTGGAAAAATTACTGCTACTATGAGGGAGTATAAATTTCGAAGAGGAGAGGATTCCGAAGAAATGCGTGCAAAAGTGCAGCAGGCTCTTAAGGATATCTACCCAGGTGTAGCTATTTCTGTAGAGAAAGATGCAGTAGGCCCTCCAGTAGGATACCCAATTAATATTGAAATTACTGGTAAAGATTATACGGAGTTAATCGTTACTGCCGAGCGAATGCGTGATTTTATTAATGGTAAAAACATTCCAGGTATAGATGAACTTAAGATTGACGTAAATAAGGATAAACCAGGAATGGAAGTAACTATCGACAGAGCTAAGGCAGGAGAGTTAGGAGTTTCTGCAGGACAAGTTGGTAATCAGTTGCGTCGTTCTATTTTTGGCGAAAAGGCAGGTACATTCAAAGAAGGGGGTGATGATTATGATGTGTACGTTCGATTTAATGAAGATAACAGATACAATCCTAGTGCATTATTTAATCAGAACATAACTTTTAGAGATCAAGCCACAGGAAAATTAAAGGAAATTCCAGTTTCTGCAGTGGCCTCACATAAAAATACCTCTTCATACAGTGCAATTAAGCATAGGGATCTTAATAGGGTGGTTGTGGTATATTCTGCTTTATCTCCAGGGTATACGGATGCCGCTGCCATTGTGAAGCAAATTGAAGCTGAAATGCGGACATTTGATGCCCCAAATGACATTAAATTTGATTTCACGGGACAGATCGAAGAGCAAAATAAACAAATGTCATTTTTAATGGGGGCTTTGATGACTGGACTAGGATTAATCTTCTTTGTGTTAGTGTTTCAGTTTAATTCCATTATTAAACCTAGTATAATAATGGTTGCGGTATTCTTAAGTTTTATTGGGGTTTTTCTTGGACTTATTCTAACTGGTTGGCCATTTGTAATTATGATGACAATGATGGGGATAATTTCCTTAGCGGGTATTGTAGTAAATAATGGTGTTGTGTTACTTGATTATACTCAGTTACTAATTGATCGTAAAAAAGAGGCTATGGGAATACCACTTTCTGCAAAGATTGCTAACAAATATGTAAATGAGGCAATTGTACAAGGAGGAAAGGCCCGTCTAAGACCAGTATTGCTTACCGCCATAACAACTGTTTTAGGCCTTATTCCTCTGGCTATAGGTTTTAACATAGACTTCTTCTCATTGTTCGGATCATTTGATCCAAAAATTTACTTTGGGGGAGATAATGTTATTTTCTGGGGACCCCTAGCGTGGACAGTAATATTTGGGCTAATTTTTGCTACGTTCTTAACCTTAATTGTAGTGCCAGTGCTTTTTTACCTATCTAATAAGTTTGTGAATAGGTTTGGTGATGTTTTCGGTGATGAAACAGAATCACCTGCATATGAGGAAGAAATTCCAATGCCAGAAATGTTACCTAAGAATTAA
- a CDS encoding polyprenyl synthetase family protein: MAHLEDYQNAFLMHLSSKISQKEPRNLYEPIEYILQLGGKRLRPILSLMSADIFGGQSEKALDAALAIEVFHNFSLVHDDIMDGAPLRRGKPTVHEKWDINTGILSGDAMLIMAYQLLESYEADTFAQLSKLFSKTAIEVCEGQQYDVDFESRTDVTIAEYLQMIKYKTAVLVAAALKMGAIIAGTSKKNQEAIYNFGLNLGIAFQIQDDYLDAFGNPETFGKQIGGDIIENKKTLLYLKACELLEEADRQQLIHLFDIHPNDASEKITRVKELFQTSGAADFARTEISRYTTIAFEVLDTLSIADSQKNILRDFGTSLMNRSV; the protein is encoded by the coding sequence ATGGCTCATTTAGAAGACTACCAAAATGCATTTTTGATGCATCTTTCTAGCAAAATTTCTCAAAAAGAACCTCGGAATTTATACGAGCCTATTGAATACATTCTGCAATTGGGTGGAAAACGACTCCGTCCAATACTAAGTCTCATGAGCGCGGATATTTTTGGAGGACAATCAGAAAAAGCCCTTGATGCAGCCTTGGCTATTGAAGTTTTTCATAATTTCTCTCTGGTACATGACGATATAATGGATGGAGCTCCATTACGTAGAGGGAAACCTACCGTACATGAAAAATGGGATATAAATACAGGAATCCTATCTGGAGATGCCATGCTTATTATGGCTTACCAATTGCTTGAATCCTATGAAGCTGATACTTTCGCGCAATTGTCTAAACTATTTAGTAAAACTGCTATTGAGGTCTGTGAAGGACAGCAATACGATGTAGATTTCGAGTCTCGTACAGATGTAACCATTGCTGAATACCTTCAAATGATAAAATACAAAACCGCAGTCCTGGTAGCAGCTGCTCTGAAAATGGGAGCTATTATAGCCGGTACCTCCAAAAAAAATCAAGAAGCAATTTATAACTTCGGTCTTAATCTAGGTATTGCGTTCCAAATTCAAGATGATTATTTAGATGCCTTTGGCAACCCTGAAACTTTTGGAAAACAAATAGGTGGGGACATAATTGAAAATAAAAAAACCCTCCTCTACCTTAAAGCCTGTGAGCTTCTTGAAGAAGCAGATAGACAACAGCTAATACATTTATTTGATATTCACCCTAATGATGCTTCAGAGAAAATCACCCGAGTTAAAGAGCTTTTCCAAACAAGTGGCGCGGCAGATTTCGCAAGGACTGAAATTTCACGCTATACAACAATCGCGTTTGAAGTATTAGATACTTTATCCATTGCAGATAGCCAAAAAAACATTCTTCGTGACTTTGGAACTAGCCTCATGAATCGTTCCGTTTAA
- a CDS encoding TolC family protein, whose protein sequence is MTLFIGVSISSMAQQQYSFSLEEAVTYALENNRSAKNAELDVEAAKKQKWETTSMGLPQISLNADYNHFLKQQVSLIPAEFFGGNPGEFAEVVFGTKQSASATATLNQLLFDGSYLVGLQSAKVFLEISKNAKIKTDLEVRKLVVNAYANVLLAEETIAVLEGNKAILERNVSETQKIVENGFAEEENVEQLQITLANISNSLNNTRRLHTLSIKMFNITLGLPLDEKVALKDNLNNLVLINANSDLLESELIIEENIDYKIAENNKRSQELLLKYEKTKALPTLNAFLNGGYQGYSNEFTFFDRDQKWFGTSLFGLSMNVPIFSSLGRTARTQRAKIEFEKAKTDLTEAEQKIQLQFQAAKSDYQFSIEQYQTLKKNLELAERIEYKNQIKYSEGLASSFDLRQAQTQLYAAQQEYLQSIVEVLLKKEELNAIINN, encoded by the coding sequence ATGACACTATTTATTGGTGTCTCTATAAGTTCTATGGCGCAGCAGCAGTATAGTTTTTCGCTAGAAGAGGCTGTGACTTATGCCTTGGAAAACAATCGGTCAGCTAAAAATGCAGAACTCGATGTTGAGGCGGCTAAAAAACAGAAATGGGAGACTACATCTATGGGGCTACCACAAATTAGCTTAAATGCAGATTATAATCATTTTTTAAAACAGCAAGTTTCACTAATTCCTGCAGAATTTTTCGGTGGAAATCCTGGTGAGTTTGCGGAAGTTGTATTCGGTACTAAGCAAAGTGCATCCGCAACGGCCACTCTTAACCAATTACTTTTCGATGGGTCCTATTTAGTCGGATTACAATCGGCTAAGGTTTTTCTTGAAATTTCAAAGAATGCTAAGATTAAAACAGATTTAGAGGTTAGAAAATTGGTAGTTAATGCATATGCAAACGTGTTGCTAGCAGAAGAAACAATTGCTGTATTGGAAGGTAATAAGGCAATTTTAGAACGCAATGTTTCTGAAACTCAGAAAATAGTTGAAAATGGTTTTGCAGAAGAAGAGAATGTAGAACAATTGCAAATAACATTGGCTAATATTTCCAATTCACTTAATAATACTCGGCGACTTCACACGCTTTCTATAAAAATGTTCAATATTACTTTAGGGCTGCCATTGGATGAAAAGGTTGCACTTAAAGATAATCTAAACAACTTAGTACTTATAAATGCCAATTCGGATTTATTAGAAAGTGAGTTGATTATAGAAGAAAATATTGACTATAAAATTGCTGAGAACAATAAACGCTCTCAAGAGTTGCTCCTTAAATACGAAAAAACCAAAGCTTTACCTACATTAAATGCGTTTCTTAATGGGGGCTATCAAGGGTATAGTAATGAATTTACATTTTTTGATAGGGATCAAAAATGGTTTGGTACTTCTTTATTTGGTTTAAGTATGAATGTTCCGATTTTTAGTTCGCTTGGAAGGACTGCCCGTACTCAACGAGCTAAAATTGAATTTGAAAAAGCTAAAACCGATTTGACTGAAGCGGAGCAAAAAATTCAATTACAATTTCAAGCTGCCAAAAGTGATTACCAGTTTTCAATAGAACAGTACCAAACGTTAAAGAAAAACCTAGAATTGGCAGAAAGAATTGAATATAAAAATCAGATTAAATATTCCGAAGGATTGGCCAGTAGTTTTGATTTAAGACAGGCACAAACCCAACTTTATGCAGCTCAGCAGGAATACCTTCAATCCATTGTTGAGGTGCTTCTTAAAAAGGAAGAACTTAATGCAATCATTAATAACTAA
- a CDS encoding efflux RND transporter periplasmic adaptor subunit, translated as MKKQYSLLVLSLLLMACGSDKKKSVSDIIENGNLEELRFKRAELVSDSDVLLNDIASIDKAIAELDTVHKLALITTFKVKDTLFNHYLELQATVQTKENILLNAEYGGVLQQIYVTKGQQVRQGQLLAKIDDGGLSQQLAQLQIQADLSKTTYERQAKLWSQKIGSEMQYLQAKSNFEGQQKAVVQLQQQLAKTTLTAPFSGTIDDIIIERGNVVAPGMAIMRLVNLRNMYLEADVPESYIANVRKGTEALVDIPTLPETLVTTINQVGNYINPNNRSFKIEVLLSNKEGLIKPNLTAKVKIKDYSNPNAMLIPLSVISENADGEQYVYLAKDNGENVYALATRVIIETGKAQGDFIEVVNGIKVGDAIIYEGARTVKEGQKVSVLN; from the coding sequence ATGAAAAAACAATATAGCTTATTAGTCCTTTCATTGCTTTTAATGGCATGTGGAAGTGATAAGAAGAAATCAGTTTCCGATATTATCGAAAATGGCAATTTGGAAGAATTACGATTTAAAAGAGCTGAATTAGTATCAGACTCAGATGTATTATTAAATGATATTGCTTCTATCGATAAAGCAATTGCTGAACTTGATACCGTCCATAAATTAGCACTTATTACCACCTTTAAAGTGAAGGATACGCTTTTTAATCATTACTTAGAGTTACAGGCAACTGTTCAAACTAAGGAAAACATTTTGTTAAATGCAGAATATGGAGGGGTGTTACAGCAAATTTATGTTACTAAAGGGCAACAAGTCCGTCAGGGGCAATTACTAGCTAAGATAGATGATGGAGGATTAAGCCAACAGTTAGCTCAATTACAAATTCAAGCAGATTTATCAAAAACTACTTATGAGCGCCAAGCAAAACTTTGGTCACAAAAGATAGGCTCTGAAATGCAATATTTACAAGCAAAATCAAATTTTGAAGGGCAACAAAAGGCTGTAGTGCAGCTTCAACAACAATTGGCTAAAACGACACTTACGGCTCCATTTTCAGGTACAATAGATGACATTATAATAGAACGTGGTAATGTGGTAGCACCTGGCATGGCTATTATGCGACTTGTTAATTTACGTAATATGTATTTAGAGGCCGATGTTCCAGAGAGTTATATAGCTAATGTCCGCAAAGGAACTGAAGCTTTGGTTGATATCCCTACATTGCCTGAGACTCTAGTTACGACTATTAATCAAGTAGGAAATTACATTAATCCAAATAACCGTTCCTTTAAAATTGAGGTTCTGTTGTCAAATAAAGAAGGGCTTATTAAGCCAAATCTTACAGCTAAAGTGAAAATTAAAGATTACAGTAATCCAAATGCAATGCTTATTCCATTAAGTGTTATATCTGAGAATGCGGATGGTGAACAATATGTGTATTTGGCTAAGGATAACGGTGAAAATGTGTATGCATTAGCTACAAGAGTGATTATTGAGACAGGTAAGGCTCAAGGTGATTTCATTGAGGTAGTTAATGGAATAAAGGTAGGTGATGCCATTATATATGAAGGTGCTCGTACTGTTAAAGAAGGACAAAAAGTATCGGTTTTAAACTAA
- the aspS gene encoding aspartate--tRNA ligase — MYRTHTCGELRAANAGQVVTLAGWVQKTRDKGFMVWVDLRDRYGITQLIFDEQRSSQAVFSQAKDLGREYVVQVIGTVIERESKNNNIATGDIEILVSELTVLNTSMVPPFTIEDDTDGGEDIRMKYRYLDIRRNPVRNSLMFRHQVGMEVRNYLSRDGFIEVETPYLIKSTPEGARDFVVPSRMNEGQFYALPQSPQTFKQLLMVGGMDKYFQIVKCFRDEDLRADRQPEFTQIDCEMAFVEQEDILNTFEGLTRHLLKTLKGVEVAEFPRMTYEDAMRRYGNDKPDIRFGMEFGELNEVSQHKDFPVFNSAELVVGIAVPGAAEYTRKEIDALIDWVKRPQIGALGMVYVKYNSDGTLKSSVDKFYDQEDLAKWATATGAKPGDLICVLSGTKNKVRNQLSALRMEMAERLGLRKPDEFAPLWVVDFPLLEWDEENARYHAMHHPFTSPKPEDIELLKTDPGAVRANAYDMVLNGNEIGGGSIRIHDKELQSNMFSLLGFTEEQAEAQFGFLMNAFQYGAPPHGGLAFGFDRLVAILGGQETIRDFIAFPKNNSGRDVMIDAPAAIDKEQLEELHIQLNMKA, encoded by the coding sequence ATGTATAGAACACATACTTGTGGTGAGTTACGCGCAGCAAATGCAGGCCAGGTTGTAACACTGGCTGGATGGGTACAAAAAACGAGAGATAAAGGATTTATGGTATGGGTTGACCTACGAGATCGCTATGGAATTACTCAATTGATTTTTGATGAACAACGTAGTTCTCAAGCTGTTTTTTCTCAGGCGAAGGACCTTGGTCGTGAGTATGTAGTTCAAGTTATTGGTACGGTTATAGAACGAGAATCTAAAAACAATAATATAGCCACGGGTGACATAGAAATTTTGGTTTCAGAGCTTACGGTTCTTAATACCTCCATGGTGCCTCCATTTACAATTGAGGATGACACCGATGGAGGAGAGGATATTCGGATGAAGTATCGTTACCTTGATATTCGTCGTAACCCAGTACGAAATAGTTTGATGTTTAGACATCAAGTAGGGATGGAGGTTCGTAATTATTTATCGAGGGATGGGTTTATTGAAGTTGAAACACCTTATTTAATTAAATCAACTCCAGAAGGGGCACGTGATTTTGTGGTGCCGTCTCGTATGAATGAAGGGCAGTTTTATGCCTTACCGCAGTCCCCTCAAACCTTTAAGCAGTTATTGATGGTAGGTGGTATGGATAAATACTTCCAAATTGTGAAGTGTTTTAGGGATGAGGATTTACGGGCTGATCGTCAACCTGAATTTACTCAGATTGATTGTGAAATGGCCTTTGTAGAGCAAGAAGATATTTTAAACACTTTTGAGGGACTTACTAGGCATCTTTTAAAAACATTAAAAGGAGTGGAGGTAGCTGAATTTCCTCGGATGACATATGAAGATGCAATGAGGCGCTATGGGAATGACAAGCCAGATATTCGTTTTGGAATGGAGTTTGGAGAATTAAATGAAGTGAGTCAACATAAAGATTTTCCAGTATTTAACAGTGCTGAATTGGTAGTTGGAATTGCTGTTCCAGGTGCTGCAGAGTATACACGTAAGGAAATAGATGCCTTAATTGATTGGGTTAAGAGACCTCAGATAGGTGCTTTAGGAATGGTGTATGTAAAATATAATTCTGATGGGACACTTAAGTCCTCCGTTGATAAATTTTATGATCAAGAGGATTTAGCCAAATGGGCGACGGCTACTGGTGCTAAACCTGGAGACTTAATTTGTGTGCTTTCAGGTACTAAAAATAAGGTGCGTAACCAATTAAGTGCATTGCGAATGGAAATGGCGGAACGTCTTGGATTAAGAAAGCCTGATGAATTCGCTCCCTTATGGGTTGTCGATTTTCCATTATTAGAGTGGGATGAAGAAAATGCTCGATACCATGCAATGCATCACCCGTTTACCTCCCCTAAGCCTGAAGATATTGAGTTGTTAAAAACTGATCCAGGTGCAGTAAGAGCAAATGCATATGATATGGTTCTTAATGGGAATGAAATTGGTGGAGGATCGATACGTATTCATGATAAAGAGTTGCAAAGTAATATGTTCTCTTTACTTGGCTTTACAGAGGAACAAGCTGAGGCTCAATTTGGGTTCTTAATGAATGCTTTTCAATATGGTGCACCACCACATGGTGGATTAGCCTTTGGGTTTGATAGACTAGTTGCAATACTTGGAGGACAAGAAACCATCAGAGATTTTATCGCTTTCCCTAAAAATAATAGTGGAAGGGATGTTATGATTGATGCTCCTGCTGCAATTGATAAAGAACAGTTAGAGGAATTACACATACAATTGAATATGAAAGCTTAA
- a CDS encoding toxin-antitoxin system YwqK family antitoxin — MKNSIISLTFIFAFVIAVTAQQKPVLEKEGTLIKATYYFENGTVQQQGFYKDGKPHGEWIAYNNQGKKIALGQYNAGVKVGKWFFWNQDILSEVDYNDSRIAAVNQWKNSQPLVSNNQ, encoded by the coding sequence ATGAAAAATTCAATAATTTCACTAACCTTTATTTTCGCCTTTGTTATTGCCGTTACTGCTCAACAAAAACCTGTTCTTGAAAAAGAAGGAACTCTTATAAAAGCTACTTATTATTTTGAAAATGGTACCGTTCAGCAACAAGGTTTTTATAAAGATGGCAAACCGCATGGAGAATGGATTGCTTATAACAATCAAGGTAAAAAAATAGCACTTGGACAATACAATGCAGGTGTAAAAGTTGGTAAGTGGTTTTTTTGGAACCAAGATATTTTAAGTGAAGTTGATTACAATGATAGCCGTATTGCTGCTGTTAATCAGTGGAAAAACTCTCAACCTTTAGTAAGCAATAATCAATAA